CGCCCGAGCGATTCAGCGGGGCCAGGACGCTCTCGCAGAACTTCGCGCCTTCCTCAAGGATCGCGTGGACCATGTCCGGGCTGGCATCGCTGGCACCCAGCGCGGCATAGCCGGCATGAAAGTCAAAGACGTGATCGATCAGAAAGCGCATGTCGCGCAGGGGAGCTTGATACTCGGGCATGGTGGTTTCTCCGGCAGCAGATCAGCCCAACCTACTGCCGTCGCCCTCAGCCTGCCAATGACGCTGCAGTCGCTGAATGCACCGTCATCAGTCAACCCGCAGCGGTATCCATGCGCACCGCACCGCGGCGGTTCTGCCCGAACGCCATGACACAGTTACGGCCAGCACCCTTGGCGCTATAGAGCGCCTGGTCGGCGGCCTTGAGCACTTCCTCGGGGGTCCGGTGCTCCATCAGCCGCTCGGCGACACCGATACTGATGGTCACCGAAACACTGGATGCTCCCGCCGCGCCACGGCGCTGGCGCCCCTGTTGGTCATCCTGGGGACGGCTGTCCTGGTTGCGCAGCTGAATGTTGTAGGTGGCAATGATCTCGCGAATCATCTCCAGGTGCGGCATGCATTCATCCAGGGTCTTGCCGGCGAACACCACGGCGAACTCTTCCCCGCCATAGCGATAGGCCCGCCCGCCGCCGGTGACTTTCGACAGCTTGCTGGCCACCAGGCGCAACACCTGGTCGCCCACGTCGTGGCCGTGGGTGTCGTTGAATTTCTTGAAGTGGTCGACGTCGGTCATGGCCAGCACATAGTTGCGCCCCAGGCGCTGCATCCGCTCATTGAGCGCCCGTCGCCCCGGCAGGCCAGTGAGCTCGTCGCGAAAGGCCATCTGATAGGCCTCATGGGCCACCGCCGCGGCGATCATCAGCATCACCTGGCTGCACATGATGTTCAGGGTGAAGGGCAGGATGAAGGTCTTGGGCAGCATCCAGAACAGCCCCAGCAGGCCCACCAGCTGCGCCGCGTGCAGCGGTCGCGGACTGCGCCAATACTGGATCGCCAACAACAGGAAGGCGGCGAAGAACACCGGATACGACAACTGGATCAGGCTCATCCAGCTGCCGTGCAAGGCCGGCCAGCGAATCTCCGCCAGCCAGTTCAGCAAGGCCTGCGGGTAACTCTGCTCCAGGCCCAGGGCCACACTGCCAAATGCCAGCAGCACGGCAAAGCGCGCCACCATGTCCTGAAACAGATGGGTGCGCTCCTGCCAGGCGGCGAAAAGGCCAAACAGCAAGGGCAGCAGCAGACAGCACAGATGAAACACCACCGCCGCATCTTCGCGGACCCGGCCGTTATCCCGATAG
This genomic stretch from Pseudomonas sp. Os17 harbors:
- a CDS encoding GGDEF domain-containing protein, yielding MPRSSAVRFSHFLPSLLLLLAGLAAAYVKDLNVFFTSLFNVLPTLVLLLGGAYCAVYRRQRELFLMVTVYIAYFLLDTQTDFYRDNGRVREDAAVVFHLCCLLLPLLFGLFAAWQERTHLFQDMVARFAVLLAFGSVALGLEQSYPQALLNWLAEIRWPALHGSWMSLIQLSYPVFFAAFLLLAIQYWRSPRPLHAAQLVGLLGLFWMLPKTFILPFTLNIMCSQVMLMIAAAVAHEAYQMAFRDELTGLPGRRALNERMQRLGRNYVLAMTDVDHFKKFNDTHGHDVGDQVLRLVASKLSKVTGGGRAYRYGGEEFAVVFAGKTLDECMPHLEMIREIIATYNIQLRNQDSRPQDDQQGRQRRGAAGASSVSVTISIGVAERLMEHRTPEEVLKAADQALYSAKGAGRNCVMAFGQNRRGAVRMDTAAG